A window from Salmo trutta chromosome 29, fSalTru1.1, whole genome shotgun sequence encodes these proteins:
- the LOC115167723 gene encoding C-C motif chemokine 13-like: MKTLTALLLLGLLCSLHKTSAQGVMGISAMTAIDCCVKFHSKRIPLGAVISVSRTPSSCPRQALVFTTKKNIRFCVDPSQAWVQSHVTKIESRSMTSSTTTATN, from the exons ATGAAGACCCTGACTGCTCTACTCCTCCTGGGACTGCTCTGCTCCCTCCATAAGACGTCTGCACAgg GTGTCATGGGGATTTCAGCAATGACTGCCATAGACTGCTGTGTGAAGTTCCACTCGAAGAGGATCCCTCTTGGTGCAGTGATTTCAGTTTCTAGAACCCCTAGTAGCTGCCCTCGCCAAGCACTGGT GTTTACAACAAAGAAAAATATTCGATTTTGTGTCGACCCATCTCAGGCCTGGGTCCAGAGTCATGTGACCAAGATTGAGAGcagatcaatgacgtcatcaaCCACCACCGCCACAAACTAA